AtcatcttcaaaactaaataaagTTCATTGGATACTTGAAGAAGCTTGTTGAAGTACTCTAAGATTCCTCTTAAATCGCCTTAGTTGTCTCCCATTACTGAGTGAGTCACCAGTAGACCGAAAGAACAGATTCACTTTCTCCAAAGCTGGCGAGTTTTTCAACAAAAAATTTGAGTTCATTTTCACATCCTTCCACCTCTCTAATCTCAACAAACTTGAGGTGAGAAATCATGCCCGTCAATGACAATCCCACTTCCCAATCATCTCCAATGTCAGCTAGATTCGACTGTACCCAAACATTATAACAAGCAAATGAAACATCACTTAGAAACAAAAAACGATAGATTAACATGTATACAAAGTGAAGTGACAGCAGATACGAAAGATGAACTAGTTGCAATTTCAAATACACTCTGGATGATTTGTGCAGTACTCAGCAAACCAAACACAGAAAGTTTAACGAATTGTTACCTCCATTGATTTAAGTTTAAGAGTTTTTACGATAGGAGATATCTTCAGTAAGTATGCTATTGAACGCAAGCAGCCTCTCGTAAACCTCATTTCCAGCTTCAGCATTAATAAATTACACAATTGAAGAGGTTGACGGTATAATGTGCCAGGACCTTGTAAGAGAACCTTGTGAAAGAGTAGGTAAACAATTCTTTTAAATAAACTGAAGCAAATCCAACGAGGCCAAGCAGAATAAACCAAATCTATTCGAGGAAGATAAATTTTGGTTTGTATTTTCATAATTGCAACTTGGCAGAAAGTACAATcatgtaaaaagaaaaagaagcacACATACCTCAAGGAACCCAGATGATAATGACAGGTGTCGCACGTTTTGAACCCCTCCTAGAAGTTTCAACATACGTTTAGCAAACACTTCTTTTTCCTCAGTGGGCAGCTCGGAATATGTTTCTgcagtttcatcttcttctcctgaTGACATTTCAAACGAAGCACTGACCAGAGAAGAAAGGTTTTCTAAGGAAAAGTCTTCTCGCATGAAGCCTGTGCATGTGAAGTCTTTGGCATTTGGAGCATATATCTTGGTAGTGTAACTCAAAGAATGATCTGCCGGACCAATATGTGTATGGCGATTGTCTACTAGTACAAGAAGTTTAAGGCTGCGAGAATCAATTACGATATtactttgattgtttgtttgtacATCACACTTTTTAATGACTACCGATTCCAAAAGTGGACAACTTGAGAAAAGCCTTTGAAACTCTAGATTGGGGATTGCAATTCCTACAAGCCCCAGCATTTTGATTTGAGGTAAAATCATCGACTTCGGTAGAATAATATATATGCACTTACCAACTGCCATAAGCCCCAAACTCTTCAATGATTTAGAATTAAGGAGTTGATGAGGAATCTCATATCCCGATTTAAAATAGTAATTAACACACATCGATAGGATTTGAACACTATGATTTACAGCTGCAAGGATCCATCTATTAAGAGTTTCTACTGAAGTATCATTCAATATAGCAAACCCCAGCCTAACCATCTGTATATCAGATTGATCGCGTAATTCAAATACCTTGTCGACAAAATTTTGaaacctatttacagtttcacTGAGATTAATTACTCTGTCTTCTCTAAATGAAGTACATCTTGATTTTATAAAAGGGAGAGACAtccaaatatttttccatctttttGACAAAACACAGGTTTGAACTGCAAATTTCATATCCATGAAAAAGAGAATTTCATGAATTAAGTTATCTGGTAATTTACTGATTCTATCTTCTCCTACATCTTC
The nucleotide sequence above comes from Papaver somniferum cultivar HN1 chromosome 8, ASM357369v1, whole genome shotgun sequence. Encoded proteins:
- the LOC113301985 gene encoding uncharacterized protein LOC113301985; translation: MAVGKCIYIILPKSMILPQIKMLGLVGIAIPNLEFQRLFSSCPLLESVVIKKCDVQTNNQSNIVIDSRSLKLLVLVDNRHTHIGPADHSLSYTTKIYAPNAKDFTCTGFMREDFSLENLSSLVSASFEMSSGEEDETAETYSELPTEEKEVFAKRMLKLLGGVQNVRHLSLSSGFLEVLLQGPGTLYRQPLQLCNLLMLKLEMRFTRGCLRSIAYLLKISPIVKTLKLKSMESNLADIGDDWEVGLSLTGMISHLKFVEIREVEGCENELKFFVEKLASFGESESVLSVYW